A region of Prochlorococcus marinus subsp. pastoris str. CCMP1986 DNA encodes the following proteins:
- the larE gene encoding ATP-dependent sacrificial sulfur transferase LarE → MFYKLEILSHEQSEKLKEIRNFFKNLNSVCVAYSGGVDSTLVASLAFEQLGSKAIAITGVSPALAKTLLEEAKTQARWIGIQHLEIETSELDQSSYSKNPKNRCFACKKELHKHTTFLSKKLNYKIVCDGVNLDDLDDYRPGIKAAKEAGVLSPLALFKFTKKDIRDISRALGFPWWDKPAQPCLSSRFPYGNQITNERLNMVEKAEEYIKKGSISEVRVRCHGSTARIEIPKNELQIFCKEYDFNELVNYFSNLGFNCTSLDLEGLISGKLNR, encoded by the coding sequence ATGTTCTATAAACTTGAAATCCTCTCTCATGAACAAAGTGAAAAACTCAAGGAAATTAGAAACTTTTTCAAAAATCTCAATAGCGTTTGTGTTGCCTATTCAGGAGGAGTTGATAGTACATTGGTAGCCTCTTTGGCATTTGAGCAATTAGGAAGCAAAGCGATTGCAATTACTGGAGTTTCCCCCGCATTAGCTAAAACATTACTTGAAGAGGCAAAAACTCAAGCAAGATGGATTGGAATACAACATTTAGAAATTGAGACTTCAGAATTAGATCAATCTAGTTATAGTAAAAATCCTAAAAATAGATGTTTTGCTTGCAAAAAAGAGCTTCACAAACACACTACATTTTTATCTAAAAAACTTAATTACAAGATTGTCTGTGACGGAGTTAATCTTGACGATCTTGACGATTACAGGCCTGGGATTAAAGCAGCTAAAGAAGCAGGAGTTTTATCTCCCTTAGCATTATTTAAGTTTACAAAAAAAGATATAAGGGATATATCAAGAGCATTGGGTTTCCCTTGGTGGGATAAACCTGCTCAACCTTGTTTATCATCAAGATTTCCTTATGGAAATCAAATTACAAATGAAAGACTAAACATGGTAGAAAAAGCTGAAGAATATATTAAGAAAGGGAGCATATCAGAAGTCAGAGTTAGATGTCATGGTTCAACAGCAAGAATTGAGATTCCTAAAAATGAATTACAAATATTTTGTAAAGAATATGATTTTAATGAATTAGTTAACTATTTCTCTAATCTAGGATTTAATTGCACAAGCTTGGATCTTGAGGGTTTAATAAGCGGCAAGCTAAATAGATAA
- the speD gene encoding adenosylmethionine decarboxylase gives MEVPKKNQTFKALNDEKKLANNSKHFLLELYRCDYEKLNDESFLRCTLNNAAKLANATVLNLISNKFEPQGVTAIALLAESHMSIHTWPEAHYSAVDIFTCGQNMKPEISSKYLIQALMAKEHLLRIVDRHLPSEVYSQIKK, from the coding sequence ATGGAAGTTCCCAAAAAAAATCAAACTTTCAAAGCATTAAATGATGAGAAGAAATTAGCTAATAATAGTAAGCATTTTTTGTTAGAGCTTTATAGATGTGATTACGAAAAATTAAATGACGAATCTTTTTTGCGTTGTACGTTAAATAATGCTGCCAAATTAGCTAATGCAACAGTTTTGAATCTAATAAGTAATAAATTTGAACCTCAAGGTGTTACAGCAATTGCTTTACTAGCTGAATCTCATATGTCAATACATACATGGCCTGAAGCCCATTATTCTGCAGTTGATATTTTTACATGTGGTCAAAATATGAAACCAGAAATATCGTCTAAATACTTAATTCAAGCTTTAATGGCTAAAGAACATCTCTTGCGTATAGTTGATAGACATCTACCTTCAGAAGTATATAGTCAAATAAAAAAATAA
- the recF gene encoding DNA replication/repair protein RecF (All proteins in this family for which functions are known are DNA-binding proteins that assist the filamentation of RecA onto DNA for the initiation of recombination or recombinational repair.): MLNNLNLANLTKECIKKIFLNNLKIYNFRNHKSFEIDLNEQRAIVLGCNGVGKSNLLESVEVLSQLKSNRALSDKDLIENDSDMAAIFGQIDFTDNLKVNLFRKGAKKIYVNDSLLKKQTEIQNYIRSVCFCSNDIYIVKSEPGFRRSWIDKVVSQLEPVYVELIHRFNRLLKQRTHFWRSESFQKDIYSEVIESFDIQMSLISTRIFRRRRRALSKIKPYVEYWHNHLSKSKEQIGINYLSGLENINQEEEEEVISKKILEQLQKQRPLEAVTGKCNFGPHRDDIEFLINNISIRKYGSSGQQRTFILALKMAELDLLRNMIDLPPILILDDVLAELDITRQNLLLNSVGKDSQCLISATHLDKFNKSFLSSSQMIYL; the protein is encoded by the coding sequence ATTCTAAATAATTTAAATTTAGCTAATTTAACTAAGGAATGCATTAAAAAAATTTTTTTAAATAACTTAAAAATTTATAATTTTCGAAATCATAAAAGTTTTGAGATCGACCTTAATGAGCAAAGAGCTATCGTTCTTGGTTGTAATGGTGTTGGTAAGTCAAATTTACTGGAATCTGTCGAAGTTCTTAGTCAATTAAAATCGAATAGAGCATTAAGTGATAAAGATTTAATAGAAAACGATAGTGACATGGCCGCTATTTTTGGTCAAATTGATTTCACTGATAATTTGAAAGTGAATTTATTTAGGAAAGGAGCTAAAAAGATTTATGTAAATGATTCTTTATTGAAAAAACAGACTGAAATACAAAATTATATTAGGAGTGTATGTTTCTGTTCTAATGATATTTATATTGTCAAAAGTGAACCTGGTTTCAGAAGATCTTGGATTGATAAAGTTGTATCTCAGCTTGAACCAGTATACGTAGAGCTGATTCATAGATTTAATAGACTTTTAAAGCAACGAACTCATTTTTGGCGTTCAGAAAGCTTTCAAAAAGATATATATTCAGAAGTTATAGAAAGTTTTGATATTCAAATGTCATTAATTAGTACAAGAATTTTTAGACGTAGAAGGAGAGCTCTATCAAAAATTAAACCATATGTTGAATATTGGCATAATCATTTAAGTAAATCCAAAGAGCAAATTGGTATAAATTATCTTTCTGGTTTAGAAAATATCAATCAAGAAGAAGAAGAAGAAGTTATAAGTAAGAAAATATTGGAACAACTACAAAAGCAGAGGCCGTTAGAGGCGGTGACTGGTAAATGTAATTTTGGTCCTCATCGTGATGATATAGAGTTTCTGATTAATAATATCTCTATAAGAAAGTATGGCTCATCTGGTCAACAAAGGACTTTTATTTTGGCTTTAAAAATGGCTGAGCTGGATTTATTACGTAATATGATTGATTTACCTCCTATTCTTATATTAGATGATGTTTTGGCTGAGCTTGATATCACTAGACAAAATTTATTACTGAATTCGGTAGGAAAAGATAGTCAATGTTTGATAAGTGCAACGCATTTGGATAAATTCAATAAATCCTTTTTAAGCTCTTCGCAAATGATATACTTATAG